The sequence GAAATGCTTGTGGTAAAACAAGCACCTCCCGACGGAAGATGAGAAAAGCACTACCAAATCTCAACTTTCGTTATGGATGTTTTTGCACATTTAAGGGAATTCCGTCAAGCTGCGTACAAATGTTTGTGTAAAGCAAAAGATGCAACATTTGAATTAACGGACTCAGTGCTGCTCACAAGGAATGCATATAGTTTGGCAGATTTATCTCTATGCCCAATATTATGCCTTCGGCACGCTTCGCTAACGCCGAAAATGGTCAAGCATCTATGAAGCATTGCAAGATACAAAAGTCCAACGAAATAAATTAATGGGACTATACATCAAAAATATACCAAGCCAAGAACGTATTATTCTTGCCGGAGACCATACTGCATGGTCAAGACCAAACGCACCAACGTTAAAAGAGAGGACTTATGAACATCATACCCAAAGTGGAATCGGAGGTCGCCCAGTAACAGCAGGATACGGTTACAGTACACTTGTATGGGTTCCAGAAGAAGAAGGAAGTTGGGCATTACCATTGCGACATGAGAGGATAACTAGTTGGGAGAACCCGATTAATAAAGCGGTATGGCAACTCCAACAAGTATGCCCGCAATTACCATCTCGACCTTTAACGTTATGGGATATTGAATACGGATGTGCGCCATTTGTAATCAAAACGGCTGACATTAATGCTGATAAATTAATGCGTTTACGCTCAAATTTATGTTTATGGGGAGAACCACCTTCATATTCAGGTAGAGGTAAGCCAAGAGTTCATGGAGGTAAATTCAAACTTAACGATTCAACAACTTGGTCAGAAGCAGCACAAACAATAGAAGAAAAAGATTCCCAAGTTGGGTATGTAAAAATTAAGGTTTGGCACAACTTACATTTCCGTGAAGTCTGCCGTGGGGAGGCTCCCCACGGCGAGCTTCACGTAAATCTCCCCTTCATCCCATGACTGTTATACTCGTAGAACGTCTTAATCCAGATGGTTCTAAACGTGTATCAAGACCGATGTGGTTAGCATTTGTTGGTTCCAAAATGCCGCCAATAAATGAACTTTGGAAATTTTATTTACGCCGTTTTGCAGTTGACCACTGGTATCGTTTTATTAAACAAAGACTACATTGGACTCTTCCAAAATTATCAACACCACAACAGTGTGATAAATGGAGTGACTTGATGCCGTTAATGACCTGGGAGCTATGGCTCGCTCGTGATATTGTTAGTGACAATCCCCTCCCTTGGCAAAAAACAACAATCAAATTAACTCCCGGAAGAGTTGCCCAGGCGATGCCTGGGATTTTAGTCCACATTTCTACACCTGC comes from Rivularia sp. PCC 7116 and encodes:
- a CDS encoding transposase; protein product: MGLYIKNIPSQERIILAGDHTAWSRPNAPTLKERTYEHHTQSGIGGRPVTAGYGYSTLVWVPEEEGSWALPLRHERITSWENPINKAVWQLQQVCPQLPSRPLTLWDIEYGCAPFVIKTADINADKLMRLRSNLCLWGEPPSYSGRGKPRVHGGKFKLNDSTTWSEAAQTIEEKDSQVGYVKIKVWHNLHFREVCRGEAPHGELHVNLPFIP